One window of the Shewanella maritima genome contains the following:
- a CDS encoding ABC transporter ATP-binding protein — MGTFLEITGVDMVFPTPKGAFTALQDVNLKINKGEFVSLIGHSGCGKSTVLNIVAGIYQASNGGVLLNNSEVTEPGPERAVVFQNHSLMPWLSAYQNVELAVKQVFANKMSKAEMHDWIEHNLELVHMGHAMDKLPSEISGGMKQRVGIARALSMQPEVLLMDEPFGALDALTKAHMQDSLMEIQAQLNNTVIMITHDVDEAVLLSDKIVMMTNGPEATVGEVLDVNLPRPRDRLALAQDAQYNYLRSEVLKFLYEKQRKVESISQPKVVSKMPELRQSAKYVTEK; from the coding sequence ATGGGGACGTTTTTAGAGATCACCGGCGTCGATATGGTATTTCCCACCCCAAAAGGGGCGTTTACCGCACTGCAAGACGTCAATTTAAAAATCAATAAGGGCGAGTTTGTATCGCTTATCGGCCACTCAGGCTGTGGTAAATCTACCGTACTTAACATAGTAGCGGGTATTTATCAGGCATCAAACGGTGGCGTGTTGCTTAACAATAGCGAGGTCACCGAGCCTGGGCCTGAGCGAGCGGTGGTGTTTCAAAACCACTCGTTAATGCCATGGTTATCGGCTTATCAAAATGTTGAGCTAGCGGTTAAGCAGGTGTTTGCCAACAAAATGAGCAAGGCTGAAATGCACGACTGGATTGAGCATAACCTTGAGCTGGTACACATGGGGCACGCGATGGACAAGCTGCCAAGCGAGATCTCTGGTGGTATGAAGCAAAGGGTAGGTATTGCCCGAGCCTTGTCGATGCAGCCGGAGGTTTTGCTGATGGATGAGCCATTTGGCGCGCTGGATGCACTGACAAAAGCGCATATGCAAGACTCACTAATGGAGATCCAGGCACAGTTAAATAACACAGTAATTATGATCACCCATGATGTCGATGAAGCCGTGTTGTTGTCAGACAAGATTGTGATGATGACCAATGGCCCTGAGGCAACGGTAGGGGAAGTGCTTGATGTGAACTTACCAAGACCAAGGGATCGTTTAGCACTGGCACAAGATGCGCAGTACAACTATTTGCGATCAGAGGTGTTGAAGTTTCTTTATGAGAAGCAGCGCAAAGTTGAATCAATCAGTCAGCCAAAAGTGGTATCAAAAATGCCGGAATTGCGACAAAGTGCTAAATATGTCACAGAAAAGTAA
- a CDS encoding ABC transporter permease, translating to MSSISSLENAELSKGKLQSMFAQILASSKVLLLPLVGISCFLLVWAITANSINTSLGKFPGPVAVLTQFDNLYQEHVTERQKAQAFYERQHKRNADRVAKDPSYQAKVRPYTGKETFWDQIVTSLITVMSGFGLAAFLAIPLGILMGLNASVQAAINPIIQLFKPVSPLAWLPLVTMVVSGVYVSADPIVAKSFINSMLTVTLCSVWPMIINTAIGVSRIDQDLLNVSQVLRLSTWTHIKKIVLPASVPMIFTGMRLSLGVAWMVLIAAEMLAQNPGLGKFVWDEFQNGSSESLSRIMAAVLVIGFIGFLLDRGVLAVQRWASWEKH from the coding sequence ATGAGTAGTATTTCATCCCTCGAAAACGCCGAGCTGAGTAAAGGCAAGTTGCAGAGCATGTTTGCCCAAATACTAGCGAGCAGCAAGGTGTTGCTGCTACCGCTAGTGGGGATTAGTTGCTTCCTATTAGTGTGGGCTATCACAGCTAATAGCATTAATACCTCGCTGGGCAAGTTTCCAGGCCCTGTGGCTGTACTGACTCAGTTTGACAATCTTTATCAAGAGCATGTTACTGAGCGGCAAAAAGCACAGGCATTTTATGAGCGTCAGCATAAACGTAATGCAGATAGGGTCGCCAAAGACCCTAGCTATCAAGCTAAAGTGCGCCCATACACTGGCAAAGAAACGTTTTGGGATCAAATCGTCACTAGCTTGATTACGGTGATGAGTGGTTTTGGTTTAGCAGCGTTTCTGGCGATTCCGTTGGGGATCTTAATGGGGTTAAACGCGAGTGTTCAAGCGGCAATAAACCCGATTATTCAGCTATTTAAACCTGTTTCACCACTAGCTTGGCTGCCCTTGGTAACCATGGTAGTGAGCGGTGTTTATGTTTCTGCCGATCCTATTGTGGCTAAGTCGTTTATCAACTCAATGCTCACGGTCACCTTATGTAGTGTGTGGCCAATGATCATCAACACCGCCATAGGTGTGTCAAGAATTGATCAAGACTTGCTCAATGTGAGTCAGGTGCTGAGATTATCGACATGGACCCACATCAAGAAAATCGTGCTACCCGCGTCTGTGCCGATGATTTTCACCGGCATGCGCTTATCTCTTGGTGTTGCTTGGATGGTATTGATTGCCGCAGAAATGCTGGCGCAAAACCCAGGGCTGGGCAAATTCGTCTGGGACGAGTTTCAAAACGGTAGCTCTGAGTCCTTGTCGAGAATTATGGCAGCGGTGTTAGTGATTGGCTTTATTGGCTTTTTACTAGATAGAGGTGTGTTAGCGGTGCAGCGCTGGGCATCTTGGGAAAAGCACTAG
- a CDS encoding CmpA/NrtA family ABC transporter substrate-binding protein encodes MVSIGAQAELGYPEKEELKFGFIKLTDMAPIAIAYEKGYFEDEGLYVTIEAQANWKVLLDGVIDGRLDGAHMLAGQPIAATIGYGTEAHIITPFSMDLNGNAITVSNDVWAKMKPNIAKQADGKPVHPIKADALKPVVDSYTQAGKPFNMGMVFPVSTHNYELRYWLAAGGIHPGYYAPHKGDTSGQIDAQALLSVTPPPQMPSTLEAGTIYGYCVGEPWNQQAVFKGIGVPVVTDYEIWKDNPEKVFGITAEFAEKYPNTTIRLTRALIRAAKWLDDNNNANRPEAVKILSQSNYVGADYDVIANSMTGTFEYEKGDKRSVPDFNVFFRHNATYPYYSDAIWYLTQMRRWGQIADDKPDTWYKDVAAKVYRPDIYAKAAKSLIADKLISAESFPNFETETGFKQPQTHFIDDIVYDGSKPNAYINSFAIGLKQGERL; translated from the coding sequence ATGGTGAGCATAGGCGCTCAGGCTGAGCTGGGTTACCCAGAGAAAGAAGAGCTTAAGTTCGGCTTTATTAAGCTGACGGATATGGCACCGATTGCCATTGCCTACGAGAAGGGGTATTTCGAAGATGAGGGGCTTTACGTCACTATTGAGGCTCAAGCCAACTGGAAGGTATTGCTTGATGGCGTGATTGATGGCCGCTTAGACGGCGCGCACATGCTAGCGGGTCAGCCAATTGCCGCAACTATTGGTTATGGCACCGAGGCGCACATTATTACGCCTTTCTCGATGGACTTAAACGGCAACGCGATTACGGTTTCAAACGATGTATGGGCCAAAATGAAGCCAAACATTGCTAAGCAAGCCGATGGTAAGCCGGTGCATCCAATTAAAGCTGACGCATTAAAGCCTGTGGTCGATTCATATACCCAGGCGGGCAAGCCATTTAACATGGGCATGGTATTTCCGGTATCGACCCATAACTATGAGCTTCGTTACTGGTTAGCGGCTGGCGGTATTCACCCTGGATACTATGCGCCGCACAAAGGTGATACCTCAGGTCAAATTGATGCTCAAGCGCTTTTATCAGTTACACCGCCACCGCAAATGCCATCAACCTTAGAAGCAGGTACCATTTATGGTTACTGCGTGGGTGAACCGTGGAACCAACAAGCAGTATTTAAAGGTATTGGCGTACCGGTCGTCACTGACTATGAGATTTGGAAAGACAACCCTGAGAAAGTATTTGGTATCACAGCTGAATTTGCCGAGAAGTATCCAAATACCACTATTCGCTTAACTCGCGCACTCATTCGCGCAGCGAAATGGTTAGATGACAACAATAACGCTAACCGCCCTGAAGCGGTGAAGATCTTGTCGCAATCTAACTATGTCGGTGCTGATTATGATGTGATTGCCAATAGCATGACAGGTACCTTTGAGTATGAAAAAGGTGATAAGCGCTCAGTACCAGACTTCAATGTGTTCTTTAGACACAACGCGACTTACCCATACTATTCTGATGCGATTTGGTATCTAACCCAAATGCGTCGTTGGGGTCAGATTGCAGACGACAAGCCTGATACTTGGTACAAGGATGTCGCGGCTAAGGTCTATCGCCCTGACATTTATGCTAAAGCGGCAAAATCACTGATTGCCGATAAGCTGATCAGCGCTGAATCATTCCCTAACTTTGAAACTGAAACCGGTTTCAAGCAGCCACAAACTCACTTTATCGATGACATTGTCTATGACGGTAGTAAGCCAAATGCTTACATCAACTCATTTGCAATCGGTCTAAAGCAAGGCGAAAGACTGTAA
- a CDS encoding sodium ion-translocating decarboxylase subunit beta has product MDGLIAFWNETGIANFEATQLVMIGVGLLLLYLAIGKRFEPLLLLPIGFGAILANIPNGGFTDEGGLLYYVYYVGIETGIFPLLIFMGVGAMTDFGALIANPRTLLLGASAQFGIFATLLGAIGLNLVPGFEFSMTDAAAIAIIGGADGPTAIFLASKLAPELLGAIAVAAYSYMALVPLIQPPIMRLLTTKAEREIKMEQLREVSKQEKIIFPLMVLGLTILFLPAATPLVGMFCLGNLMKECGVVDRLSSTAQNELINIVTIFLGLAVGSKLSADQFLTIKTLGILVLGAVAFSIGTAAGVLMAKLMCKLSGGKVNPLIGAAGVSAVPMAARVVNKVGLEANQQNFLLMHAMGPNVAGVLGSAVAAGVLLAVLG; this is encoded by the coding sequence ATGGACGGACTAATTGCATTTTGGAATGAAACCGGTATTGCTAACTTTGAGGCAACTCAGTTAGTGATGATAGGCGTTGGCTTATTGCTGCTTTATTTGGCTATAGGTAAGCGCTTCGAACCTCTGTTATTGTTGCCGATTGGCTTTGGCGCCATTTTGGCGAATATTCCCAACGGCGGATTTACCGATGAAGGTGGCCTGCTGTACTACGTTTATTACGTAGGTATTGAGACGGGTATTTTCCCGTTGCTGATCTTTATGGGCGTAGGCGCAATGACAGACTTTGGCGCCTTGATTGCAAACCCAAGAACCCTGTTGTTAGGTGCATCAGCCCAATTTGGTATCTTTGCTACCTTGCTGGGTGCCATTGGCTTGAATTTAGTGCCAGGATTTGAATTTAGCATGACTGACGCTGCAGCGATTGCCATTATTGGCGGCGCAGATGGGCCAACAGCTATTTTCTTAGCATCCAAACTTGCGCCTGAGCTGCTAGGCGCAATTGCGGTTGCTGCCTACTCTTATATGGCGCTGGTACCACTTATTCAGCCGCCAATTATGCGTTTACTTACCACAAAAGCTGAGCGTGAAATTAAGATGGAGCAGCTGCGCGAGGTGAGTAAGCAAGAGAAAATCATCTTCCCGCTAATGGTGCTTGGTTTAACTATTTTGTTTTTACCTGCAGCCACGCCACTTGTTGGTATGTTCTGCCTAGGTAATTTGATGAAAGAATGTGGTGTGGTCGATCGCCTGTCATCAACGGCGCAAAATGAGCTGATCAATATAGTGACCATCTTCTTAGGTTTGGCTGTGGGCTCTAAGTTGTCAGCAGATCAATTCTTAACCATTAAAACCTTGGGCATTCTGGTACTAGGTGCAGTGGCGTTTAGTATTGGTACCGCGGCTGGTGTGTTAATGGCTAAGCTGATGTGCAAACTATCAGGCGGTAAGGTGAACCCACTTATTGGCGCAGCGGGTGTATCTGCTGTACCTATGGCGGCGCGTGTGGTGAACAAGGTCGGTCTTGAAGCTAACCAACAAAACTTCCTGCTGATGCATGCGATGGGGCCAAACGTCGCTGGCGTATTAGGTAGTGCTGTTGCTGCAGGTGTATTGCTTGCGGTTCTGGGCTAG